A window from Triticum aestivum cultivar Chinese Spring chromosome 6D, IWGSC CS RefSeq v2.1, whole genome shotgun sequence encodes these proteins:
- the LOC123142296 gene encoding F-box/kelch-repeat protein At3g23880-like, whose amino-acid sequence MSFVCKCCLCHFSVDPDPIPATTTLVSKVLNHDNLSPAAPSPAAAATDGSRADPIPSTASVDAKKRPCSMKPADPISKDADNTSSSLAPLDDEDLLQEILLRLPPKPSVLPRASLVCTRWRRILSDTQFLSRYRKHHRKPPLLGFFAGSTSTHHDFVPVLDKKPDCIPTARFSVPKSSKSYHHWDFLGCRHGLAILLINWRREVIVWDPLTGQQHRMSSPPGLHETEGEKFWVWHAAVLCADDEDGHVHGDCFSSPFKLVLVCSGRTQASACLYESLSGVWRNIVLTTTTEAILQFRPSILIGNALFWLLSAGGVLAFDIDRPSLGEIEKPVDAHHTDCFSFQLLRTDDSGLGFAVLSKLSIHIWEKKLNSDAIQWVPLQKIFPRGMRSDLKEVEMNCGNKLDAVAILQQQELPVGVGAEAE is encoded by the exons ATGAGTTTTGTTTGTAAATGCTGCCTTTGTCACTTCAGCGTTGATCCGGATCCCATTCCCGCCACCACAACGCTGGTATCCAAGGTGCTCAACCACGACAACCTTTCCCCGGCCGCCCCGTCCCCTGCAGCAGCAGCCACAGACGGTTCCAG GGCCGATCCCATTCCAAGCACGGCATCTGTGGATGCCAAGAAGCGGCCATGTTCCATGAAGCCGGCCGACCCCATATCCAAGGACGCCGACAATACTAGTTCTTCACTAGCACCCCTGGACGACGAGGATCTCCTCCAAGAGATCCTTCTCCGCCTCCCTCCAAAGCCATCTGTACTCCCCCGCGCCTCCCTTGTCTGCACACGCTGGCGCAGGATCCTCTCCGACACACAATTCCTCAGCCGCTACCGCAAACACCACAGGAAACCTCCCTTGTTGGGCTTCTTTGCAGGATCTACTAGTACACACCATGACTTTGTTCCTGTTCTGGATAAGAAGCCTGACTGCATCCCAACCGCGCGCTTCTCCGTGCCCAAGAGCAGCAAATCATATCACCACTGGGACTTCCTCGGCTGCCGCCACGGGCTCGCTATCCTACTCATCAATTGGCGACGGGAGGTCATTGTGTGGGATCCCCTCACCGGACAGCAGCACCGCATGTCTTCTCCTCCGGGACTTCATGAAACCGAAGGGGAGAAATTCTGGGTTTGGCACGCCGCCGTGCTGTGTGCTGATGATGAGGATGGACATGTGCACGGCGATTGCTTCTCTAGCCCGTTTAAATTGGTTTTGGTGTGCAGCGGACGCACGCAGGCTTCCGCTTGCCTCTATGAATCGTTGTCTGGTGTATGGAGAAATATTGTCTTGACGACGACCACAGAAGCGATTCTTCAATTCAGGCCAAGCATCCTCATCGGAAATGCACTTTTCTGGTTGTTAAGTGCAGGTGGGGTCCTTGCATTTGATATTGACAGGCCGAGTCTTGGTGAGATCGAGAAACCGGTGGACGCTCATCATACCGACTGCTTTTCCTTTCAGCTCTTACGGACAGATGATAGTGGCCTTGGCTTTGCAGTTCTTTCAAAACTGAGTATCCATATATGGGAGAAGAAATTGAACTCTGATGCTATCCAATGGGTGCCGCTGCAGAAAATCTTTCCACGGGGAATGCGTAGCGACCTCAAAGAGGTGGAGATG